A region of the Methanobrevibacter ruminantium M1 genome:
GGAGATCTGTAAGACAGTGGATGTTCCTGTTATGGCTAAAGAGACAGGCACAGGCATAAGAGCTGAAGATGCAATAGAACTTGAAAAGGCAGGAGTCAGTTTCATTGATGTTGAAGGAGCTGGAGGAACCAGTTGGGCTGCTGTAGAGACATATAGAGCTGAAGATAGATATCTTGGAGAGCTATTCTGGGATTGGGGAATTCCAACTGCTGTAAGCACTGTTGAAGTGGTAAATTCAGTTGAGATCCCTGTTGTATCCTCTGGAGGAATTTCGTTCAGGACTCGATGCAAGCTAAGGGCAATTGCCCTTGGAGCAGATGCTGTTGGAATGGCTTTGCCTGCATTGAAAGGAGCCTATGAAGGTCAAGAAGCTTTAAACCAGATGGTAAACAGATTCAATGAATCTTTAAGGATTGCAATGTTCCTTTTAGGGGCAAGCAATTTAGAAGAGTTAAAACGATCTGATTTGATTATTAAAGGCGAAACTAAGCAGTGGCTTGAAGCAAGGGGCTTTGACACAAAGCATTATGCACGAAGATAGTTTTAGCAAATAGATAATCTCGAGTATAGTTTTAGCTAAATAGATAATATAGGATATAATTTTAGCTAAATAGATAATATAAGATATAGTTTTAGCTAATTATTAATTTAATGAATTTAAAAAAGATTATTTAATTTAAAGGATAATTATCTATTTTTTAAAATAACTTATCAATAGGTCTATTTTTTAATTTTATTAAAGATAATTATCTTAATTTAATTTTAAAACCTTAAAACGGTTAATAATTTATTTATCATACTAATTAATTACGGGAAAAAATAACCAAAGGAGAAAATAAATGACAGTAGAAGTAATAGCAATTGGTGGATACGAAGAAGTAGGAAAGAATATGACTGCCGTAAAGGTAGGGGAAGATGTAATCATATTTGATATGGGTATCCACTTAGACAGAATAAGTATCCACGAGGATACAGATATAGACAGAATGCACAGTTTGGACTTGATAGAGCGTGGAGTCATTCCAGATGACACATTGATGAAGGATGTAGACGGTAAGGTTAAGGGAATAGTCTTCTCCCACGGTCACTTGGACCATATTGGAGCTGTAGCAAAGCTTGCTCACAGATACGATGCTCCAATCATAGGAACTCCATATACAACAGCCCTCATTGAAAAGCAAATCAAGGGAGAGCGCAAGTTCAAGGTAAACAATCCTATAAGACCACTCAATCCTGGAAGCAAGATCAAACTGTCAAAGGACATAACCTTGGAGTTTGTTCAGTCCACTCACAGTATTCCACAAGCGGTTTTCCCTGTATTGCACACTTCAGAGGGAATAATTGTCTATGCATTGGACTTTAAGTTTGACAATCATCAGAAGGTCTCTCCACCACCTGACTATAACAGGCTTAGGGAATTAGGAAGAAAAGGAGTATTGGCTCTTATTGTAGAGACCACCAATGCAATCAACTATACAGAAACAAGGACATACTCTGAAAAGGTTGCAAGAATAATCCTTGAAGACTTGATGAAGAGAGCCTTTAAAGGCCAAAAGGAAGGAATGATTGTAACCACATTCTCTTCACATATCGAAAGGATTCAAACAATTGCAGACATTGCAAAGGACAGCAATAGGGAAATATTATTCCTTGGCCGTTCCATGGAAAGGTTCTGCGGAATCGCTCAAAACCTTGGAATATTGAAATTGCCACAGAATGCATATGTATATGGCTCTCCAAAGGCTGTAAACAAGGCTCTTATGAAAGCAGAGGACGATAGGGATCAATACCTCCTTGTAACCACAGGTCACCAAGGGGAACCGGATGCTCTCCTTCCAAGAATAGCAAGCGCAAGAACTCCATTCAATGTAAAGAAAGGAGATAATGTTATATTTTCAGCTCCTATCATTCCAAATCCGACCAATGCAGCTAACAGACATATTTTGGAAAGCAAATTAAAGGCAAACGGTGCAAGAATCTATGCAAACGCTCACGTTTCAGGTCACGCAGGAAGGGAAGACCATAGGGACTTCTTAAGAATGCTAAGGCCTAAACACATCATTCCAGCTCACGGAGAGTTAGAGATGCTTGTGGCTTATGGAGAGCTTGCAGAGGAAGAAGGCTATAGGATCGGAAACAATGTTCATATATTAAGGAATGCTCAAGCTCAGGTTTTTAATGGTGATTAGCTCAAGCTTTTTTGAGGCCTTTGGCCTCAAAAAACCTTGACCAAAATTTTTTTCTTGGCTATGCTTGTAATCGCTTAGGGGGCTATCTAATAATTGCCTTTATATGTGCTTTAATTTAATACGGCTTATTTTTGTTCATTTTTATTTTAAATTTTTTTTATTAGGATTAATTATAATTCATAATTTATTAACCCATTTAAGAGTTTTCTTATTTTTAGGGACTTTTATTTTAAGAAAATAACTATTTAATATAGAAATAGCAATTAACTATTTAATTAAGTTTAAATAAATCTAATAATGTAAAATATTAATTTAAAATTATTGGTAATAAAAATTACCATTTTTATATTTATACTAATTATCATTCTATTTTAAGAGGGAAACTATGTCTGATGTAACTGATGTTTTAAAGGAATATTCTGCAGATGTCATTAAAACAATTGAAGAGAATTTAGCTCCTGTTCAACCTCAAAACTTACAGGATGCTTGTATTTATTTAACTAAGGCAGGAGGCAAAATGCTTAGGCCTGCTCTTACTTTAATATCCTGCGAAGCGGTAGGTGGAAATAAGGAGGATGCTCTTAAGACCGCAGCAGCAATCGAACTCATTCACACATTTTCACTTATTCATGATGATATTATGGATGATGACGATATGAGAAGAGGCATGCCTTCAGTTCATAAGGTATGGGACGAGCCATTGGCTATATTAGCTGGAGATACCCTATTTTCAAAGGCATTTGAAATGATTATCTCATCTAAGGAAGAGAACGCTCATCCGGAACATGTTGCAAATGCCCTTGCAACTGTAGCTGATGCATGTGTTAAAATCTGTGAAGGACAGGCTTCAGATATGAGCTTTGAAGGGGACTTTGATGTCAAAGAGGCCGAATACTCTGAAATGATTTATAAAAAGACTGGCGCATTGATTGCAGCAGCAACTAAGGCTGGAGCGATTATGGGTGGCGCTGATGAAAAGGAAGTCACTGCATTATATGAATACGGCAGAATGATTGGTATTGCATTCCAGATTCAGGATGACTATTTGGATGTAATCAGTGACGAAAAGGACCTTGGAAAACCTGTTGGCAGTGATATTGCAAAAGGAAAAATGACCCTTATGGTTGTAAAGGCTTTAGCTGAATCAGATGGTGAAGATCACGAAAGACTTCTTGAAATCTTAAAGGACAATGACTGTTCACAGGATATGGTTAATGAGGCAATAGATTTATTCAATAAGTATGGCTCAATTGATTATGCTTATAATTTAGCTTTAGAAAATGTAAATGGGGCTAAAGAGGCTATTGCATTTTTACCAGACTCTGATGCAAAATCAATGCTTATTGCATTGGCTGACTTTGTAATAGCCAGATCTTCATAATCTTATTCTTTTTTAATTTTTTTAATTTTTTTAATGGTCTTATTTATATCTAAAACAATTTTTATTTTTATTAATATCTTTCTTTTATAGAATAAGTGATAATATGGGTTTTAAAGACAAGGTTTTATCCTCTAGCAATCAATTCAATTATTATAAGGACAATTATGAAAAATTGCTTAATGAGAATAAGCAATTGAAGCAAAAGCAAAATCAGCTTATCGAAGAGAATGAGCAATTGATTAAGGAATTTGAATTAAATAAGCAAATCATAATCAATAAAGAGAATTTATCTACCGAAAGCAACTATTGCCCATATTGTGGGAGGATTTCTAATTTTGAACCTTATGGTGTTGTCAAAAGGGAAAAGGCAATGTGCCCATATTGCAAGTCTTTAGAAAGACACAGATTAATTTATCTTTTCTTTGAAAGAAACTATAGTTCTATTTTTAAAAATAAGGACATTAAGTTATTGCACTTTGCTCCAGAGAGAATTTTCTATAATTATTTCACCCAATTCGACCATGTGGATTATTATCCTGTAGACATAGACCCTGAAACATATGCAAAAAGAGGCCTTAAGCTTAAGATGAAGGTCAATATGGAAGAGGTTCCATATGGCGATGAGGAATTTGACTTCATCTATAACAGTCATGTTTTGGAACACGTTCCAAATGATTTTAAAGCTATGGGTGAGTTATATCGTGTACTTAAGCAGGATGGAGTCTGCATAACTGTGGTTCCCCTATCTGGAAATGAAGAGACTCTAGAAAAGGAAGAGTATAACACTCCTGAATTAAGAGAAAAGCATTATGGAAACAAGGATCATCTAAGGTTTTATGGTCTGGATGTTAAGCAAAGGCTTGAATCTGTTGGATTTAAGGTAAAAGTATCTAAATTAGAGGATTTGAATTTAACTGAAAAAGAGATTGAACTCTTTAATGTAAAGGAATCTTTAATTTTTGTATGCACTAAATAATCCTTATTGTGGGGATTATAAGGCTTTTTTTTATGAATTTTATCCTTTTATTTTTCATATACTACTTTTTTTAAATTATCAATTTTTTTACTTTTCATATACTTAGTTTTTTTAAATTATCAATTTTTTTACTTTTCATATACTTAGTTTTTTTAAATTATCAATTTTTTTTTAACTTTTTCTCAATCACTATTTTTTTCAAAACCCAATAATTTTTTTATTTTCCAATATGTCCTTTTTTTTTAAAATTCAATAATTTTTAAGTTTTTTACCAAAAAGTAGTCGATTTTTATAATTTTTTAGGTAAACTTTATTAATAAATAAATAAAAAATATTAATTAATAATAATTTAATTTAATATCTAAATAAGTAATAATTTATTCAAATAAATTATTTTATTTTCTTTTGTTTTAGGGGAGGTTAATTTGTGAATCTAAAACGTATTTTACTAGTGGTTTTAGTTGCTGTTGTAGTGATTGGCTCTACTGCATTCCTATTAAATTATGATGAAACTGTAAAATACACTACATATAATTTATCCAAAACATGCATGATGGATTTGCCATCTGGAGACAATTATGAAAATACCACTGTTAATGAAGCAATTCGTCAAATCAATGATACAAACCGTGATTTAACTGTTTTATTCTATAATAGTGAAGACAATAGTACTGTAGCCCGGGTAGAATTCGAATTTACCATAAATGATTTTAAAGCCACTGCTACTGAACAGACTGTTGCAAACAGAACTGTCTGGTATAACGAGGAAAATGGTACTTATATGGCATTTTTAGGTAATTCAGTTACCCATGACAATATAATCATCATCACAAATGATGTTGAGATATTGGAACATCTCATATCAAGCGTGAAATTTATTTTCCTAAATGAAGACGGCACTGTAAATTCCACATCTGATATGGTCAATAATCAAAGCATAAATGTCACTGGCGGTACGGCTTCAAATGGAACTGATGCAAGTGCATCTACAGCTACTTCCAATGTTTCAAGCTCTAATTCCCAATCTACAGGCAATGATGGATATTATTGGTCTGGACAAGATCAGGATTATATTAAGGAGTATACCGACAGCAATGGCATACAGCATATAGACCGTAGGAACGGACCTAATGAGGCTTATGATCCAAACACCCAAAGGCATTATACTGATGGTGTAGAGGATACAGCAGCTTATAATCAAGACTTTAATTAAATAGGATAATTTATTTTATCCTTTTGACTCTTTTTTTCATTACTAGGCTATTTGCCCTATCTTTAAGACTTTTTATTTTATTTTATTTCATTACTGGACTATTTGTCCTTTCTATTTTATTTTATCCATAGATTTCCTACTTATTATTTTATCAATTCTCTTTTTATTAAGCTGTCACACTTTTTTTAAAAATATCTTGTCACATAGATTTAGGGTGTGTCATATAAATTTAGAACAAAACATTTATATACTAGTTTGTTCATAATAATAATTGTGATTAGAAAAAACTTGAATTTGATTCAAGTTTTAATTTTTTTCAATCATTGGATTTGTCATTAAAATTAAGAACATTATCTCATAAAAATACTTTGACCTCTTCATTAATAAAAATCCATAATAAAACACATAAATCGAAACTCATTATGCAAATTTGGTGGTTGAAAAAATCTAATCCTTATCAAATGAAAATTTGATTATTCCATTGATTATATGATAAGATAAAAAAGCTCATGTTTATTCATATAACACCTATAATTAATTGATGGGATCTGTTAAGTTTCTTAATCAGGTCTTGTCATCGAAATAGTAATATATTGTTTCTGGATTCTAAGAATCATTTTGATACTTTATTTTACTAATCTGTTATTTGGAATAAGATTCTGGATTTTAGATTTTAAAATATCGTCTTTTGATTCTTATTATTTGGAAACAATATTATTTAAAAACGGAGAAGATATGAAAGTTTTAAAATGATAAAGAATTATTGTTTAATATCCAAATAAATTGTTTGTCAAATGTCTCTAAAAGATTCATAATATCATCATGCTTATGAAAAAATAATTGCATTCTTGGGGGTGAATTATGCAATAATGAAATATGAACTGGGGTGATTCATATTTCATTTTTCATAAGAAATAAGCTGGGGTGATCTTATTTCTTTTTAAAAAAGAATTGAGTTCGGGGGTGAGCTTTATTCTTTTTTCCTAGAAGCAAGTCATGATGAACTTGATTCAAATATTATATGATTCTTGGGGGTGAAAATTAAGGAAATATGAATTGGGGGTGATTCGTATTTCATTCATTGAATAGGCCTGGGGGTGAGCTTATTCATTTACTCTTATAGAATAACTCATCATTTAACTCTTATTGATAAGCTTGGGGGTGAGCTTATCCTTATGGATTGAATAAGTTATGGGGGTGACTTATTCAATTACCAATTATAATCTCATATGCGCTTTTTAAGAATTTAATTCTTAAATTCTTTAATCCTCTTTTAAACTGCTTATTTTCTATTTAAAAATCCATCTTATTTAAATAGTTTTTTTTGAATCTTAAACAATAATTTTCGCTGTTTTATAAATCATTTTTTAAAAACTTCTTTTAATTTTTCCACTAAAAATCCTTAAGTTTAAGAACAATAAGATACATAATATTATATATTCTTAAATTTTAGAACATTCATTTAATATTTATTTCATCAAATGATGAATAAGGTGAGGACTTAGATGATAGAAAAGGTACGATTCGATCAGATTGCAGATATCTTTACGGGAGTAAGGGTAAAAAGGTATCAGAAAGGTAAAGGAACTACAGTTGAAAGGCCCATTCTAAAGAAAACATATTCCGAAAACAGTTCAAAATTGGATTTGGAATATGAAGAGGTATCAGAGGAGATCCATGAAAGATTCTACTCACAGGAAAATGATATTGTAATTCTCCTTGCAGGATCTAAAGTGAGCAAAATAGAAGAGGCTGGAATTATCATTCCAATGTATTATGCTGTTGTTAGAGTAAAAGAAGGTTATGATGTTGATTTTATCTACCATCTGCTTAAAAGCGATATCTTCCCAAGGGAATTGCATAAAATTGAAGAGGGAACTACATTAAAGATTATAAAGACAACTCACCTTAAATCTATTTATTTGCCTGTTCCAGATTTAGAAACTCAAATAAACTATGGAAAATTGTTTAATTTAATGGATAAGCGCATCAAATTAAATATGGAATTGGCAGAACTTGAAAAACAGATTGAAAAGTCAATTATCAATGAGATGCTCCTGGAGGAAAAAACTTTTTAAAGACTATAAAAGATTTAGTTTTTTACTATTGAGGTTTATTTTTACTATTAACGTTATTTTTATATTGAGGATTATTTTTACTATTGAGGTTTATTTTTACTATTAGCTTTATTTTTATTATTGAGGTTTATTTATGTCAAGCAGATTAGGACGCCAACTATGGGATAAATATGAGGAATTAAGAACAAACAGCATGGTTGGTTTTTTAACAGATGAAGATTTCCAGAAGTACTTTTTAGGTTTCATAACCTACAAGTATCTCTCTGAAAATTTGGAATTGTATCTTGATAAGGAATTGGAAAAGGACGATTTGAAGTTTGAAGAGGCATATAACTTTGAAAATTATGGCAAGGTTTTAGCGAAAAAGGCAATCTATAACTTAGGCTATTTTATTACACCTAACCATCTATTTAGAAATGTCATAGCCTCCTATAATCAGGGTGCAGATATTTCAAGAGAATTGAAATGGGCTTTTGCTGAAATAAATAGTTCCTGTAAGAAAACCGAAAGTCAGGAAGATTTTGAAAACCTATTTGAAAGCGTTAATCTCCAAGCCACTCCATTAGGTAAAAAGCAGGAGGATAGAAATAGGGTAATCTATAATATATTGAACGCTTTGGATAGTGTTGACTTTGGCTTGGATGAGTTCAATTCTTCACTCTCTTTAATTAACCATTATTCTGAGCCTGCTCGAGAGCTTGGTGTGAATCTGGATGCTTTGGAAAAGGAATTGCTTTCAGATCCTAATAAGAATATCTTTTTAGATGATTCTCCCCTAAATGAAAGTTCTTCAATTCCATTAAATGAGGCTCCATTTGAAGAGTATGCATCTATGGAACTTTTCTTAGACGATATTGCTCCTGTTGAAGAGTTTGATTCTATGGAACTTTCAAATAAAGAGAATATTGTCACAGGTTTAGAAAATCCAAATCATCCCAATAGCTTAGTCAATGAGGGATGGAATGACAGGTCCTATGACAGCTATAGGATTCAAAAGCAATATTCCATAGGTGACGCATTTGAATATCTCCTTGATAAGTTTTCCCTAAATGCCTCAAAATCTGCTGATTTTTACACTCCAAATGATGTTTCAGTTTTGGTTTCAAAGCTTGTGGCCACAAACAAAAGGGCTATTGATTCAGTTTACGATCCTTGCTGCGGCTCTTCCTCAATGCTTCTGGAATTAAACAAACATGTTTCCTTAAATCTTATCTGCGGCCAGGAAGTGAATGCATATTACTATAATATTTCAAGGCAGAACATGATCTTGCATAACATTCACTTTAAGGACTTTGACATAAAGCAGGGAGATTCATTGGATAGCCCTCATCATATAGGGTATGATAAATTTGATGTTGTAGTCTCTCAGATTCCATTCAATGTAAGTTGGACCGCCAAGAAAAGCTTCTTAAATGATCAAAGATTTAAGGAGTACAATGCATTGGCTCCAAGGGTAAAGGCGGAATATGCATTTATTCAGCACATGCTTTATCATTTGGATGATGATGGGATTATGGTTGTAATAGCTCCTCATGGGGTATTATTCAGATCCGCTTCTGAAGAATCAATAAGAAAGATAATAGTCTCTAAGATGAATTATCTGGATGCAGTCATCGGTCTTCCGTCAAATATGTTCTATAGCACAAATAGCCCTGCATGTGTACTGATATTCAAGAAAAACAGAAGATATGATGATGACGTATTATTCATTGACGCTTCCAAGAACTTCAATAAGATAAAGCTTAGAAACAATCTTAGAAAAGAGGATATCAATAAGATTGTAGGCACTTATGTCTCAAGGGCTGAAGTTGACAAATACTCTCGAAGAGTCAGCTTAAGGGAAATTGATGAAAACAATTGTAACTTGAATATCCCTAGATATGTGGATACATATGAGGAAGAGGAAATAAACATCCAGGAAATTTATAAAAGACGGGAAGAAGCCTCTCGTGAACTTAAGGAAGTTACTTATGAAATAGATGAGCTTTGTAAGGAATTAGGTATTGAGAATCCCTTAATAAATAATATCTTTGAATAATGGATTTCATATAAGTTTCATAAAACGAAACAGAATTATTAGTTTTCACACGCTCTTGGACAATCCATTTATATATGCCTATCCAATATAATAACTAAGAACAATTATTTTGGTAAGGCTTTTAAAAAGCCCTTATTGGAATGGTTCTTTATCGGAAAACATGATTTAAAATTAATTTTCATTAAATTATTTTGGATTATTTGGATAATTGTTTGGACATATAAATTCTGGATGTCAACTCCTAAAACTACATTCTTATTATTTGGAATCAAAATGTTTGAATTAGCTTTTTCTAAATGCAATCTGGATTAATTTAAATGATTTTAGTTTTATCGGATTATTCTAAACCTAATATTTTATCAATTTATTCGGCTCTTTTATTTCTCGTTTAGAATAATCTCCAAATTCCATTTTCCGTTTTTCTTTTTTTATGCATGTTCATTATTTTTTTAGATTTCCATGATCCGTTTTTATGTATATTCATTATTTTTTAGATTTTAGTCATTTTTGCAAGGTTAATTTTTTATGATTATTATATTTATCCGACTATTTTATCAATTTTATAAGGAGTTTTTCCAATTAAAGAAAAATTATAAAAAGAATTAATTAAATAATTAATAAATGGTAAAACTAAAAGTTTAATCAATTTATAAATCTATAAAACTTAAGGTTTTATTATCAATTATAATTATAATAATTTATCAAAAATATTTAAAGGTGATATAAATGAGCAAAACTTATATTTTTGGACATAAAAGTCCTGATACTGATTCAATTACTTCAAGTCTTGTAATGTGTGACTTAGAAAACAAATTAGGAAATGCTGATGTAGTGTCATGCAGATTAGGAAATCTTAATAAGGAAACTGAATTTGTTTTAGATTACTTCGATATTGAAGCCCCTCAATTGATTGAAAGCATCGA
Encoded here:
- a CDS encoding RNase J family beta-CASP ribonuclease, with the translated sequence MTVEVIAIGGYEEVGKNMTAVKVGEDVIIFDMGIHLDRISIHEDTDIDRMHSLDLIERGVIPDDTLMKDVDGKVKGIVFSHGHLDHIGAVAKLAHRYDAPIIGTPYTTALIEKQIKGERKFKVNNPIRPLNPGSKIKLSKDITLEFVQSTHSIPQAVFPVLHTSEGIIVYALDFKFDNHQKVSPPPDYNRLRELGRKGVLALIVETTNAINYTETRTYSEKVARIILEDLMKRAFKGQKEGMIVTTFSSHIERIQTIADIAKDSNREILFLGRSMERFCGIAQNLGILKLPQNAYVYGSPKAVNKALMKAEDDRDQYLLVTTGHQGEPDALLPRIASARTPFNVKKGDNVIFSAPIIPNPTNAANRHILESKLKANGARIYANAHVSGHAGREDHRDFLRMLRPKHIIPAHGELEMLVAYGELAEEEGYRIGNNVHILRNAQAQVFNGD
- a CDS encoding class I SAM-dependent methyltransferase → MGFKDKVLSSSNQFNYYKDNYEKLLNENKQLKQKQNQLIEENEQLIKEFELNKQIIINKENLSTESNYCPYCGRISNFEPYGVVKREKAMCPYCKSLERHRLIYLFFERNYSSIFKNKDIKLLHFAPERIFYNYFTQFDHVDYYPVDIDPETYAKRGLKLKMKVNMEEVPYGDEEFDFIYNSHVLEHVPNDFKAMGELYRVLKQDGVCITVVPLSGNEETLEKEEYNTPELREKHYGNKDHLRFYGLDVKQRLESVGFKVKVSKLEDLNLTEKEIELFNVKESLIFVCTK
- a CDS encoding restriction endonuclease subunit S — protein: MIEKVRFDQIADIFTGVRVKRYQKGKGTTVERPILKKTYSENSSKLDLEYEEVSEEIHERFYSQENDIVILLAGSKVSKIEEAGIIIPMYYAVVRVKEGYDVDFIYHLLKSDIFPRELHKIEEGTTLKIIKTTHLKSIYLPVPDLETQINYGKLFNLMDKRIKLNMELAELEKQIEKSIINEMLLEEKTF
- a CDS encoding type I restriction-modification system subunit M, with product MSSRLGRQLWDKYEELRTNSMVGFLTDEDFQKYFLGFITYKYLSENLELYLDKELEKDDLKFEEAYNFENYGKVLAKKAIYNLGYFITPNHLFRNVIASYNQGADISRELKWAFAEINSSCKKTESQEDFENLFESVNLQATPLGKKQEDRNRVIYNILNALDSVDFGLDEFNSSLSLINHYSEPARELGVNLDALEKELLSDPNKNIFLDDSPLNESSSIPLNEAPFEEYASMELFLDDIAPVEEFDSMELSNKENIVTGLENPNHPNSLVNEGWNDRSYDSYRIQKQYSIGDAFEYLLDKFSLNASKSADFYTPNDVSVLVSKLVATNKRAIDSVYDPCCGSSSMLLELNKHVSLNLICGQEVNAYYYNISRQNMILHNIHFKDFDIKQGDSLDSPHHIGYDKFDVVVSQIPFNVSWTAKKSFLNDQRFKEYNALAPRVKAEYAFIQHMLYHLDDDGIMVVIAPHGVLFRSASEESIRKIIVSKMNYLDAVIGLPSNMFYSTNSPACVLIFKKNRRYDDDVLFIDASKNFNKIKLRNNLRKEDINKIVGTYVSRAEVDKYSRRVSLREIDENNCNLNIPRYVDTYEEEEINIQEIYKRREEASRELKEVTYEIDELCKELGIENPLINNIFE
- the fni gene encoding type 2 isopentenyl-diphosphate Delta-isomerase, with the translated sequence MISDRKLEHLLICKNYDVSYNDKTTGFEDIELIHRALPEINNDDIDLSTEVFGKKLDSPLFITAITGGHKAAKDINKELAIIAESRNIGLGLGSQRAAIVNPELRDTYDVVRENAPDALILGNIGAPQSDLAIDAVEILDSDILAIHLNPLQESIQPEGDVDARGYVDSIKEICKTVDVPVMAKETGTGIRAEDAIELEKAGVSFIDVEGAGGTSWAAVETYRAEDRYLGELFWDWGIPTAVSTVEVVNSVEIPVVSSGGISFRTRCKLRAIALGADAVGMALPALKGAYEGQEALNQMVNRFNESLRIAMFLLGASNLEELKRSDLIIKGETKQWLEARGFDTKHYARR
- the idsA gene encoding short chain isoprenyl diphosphate synthase IdsA — protein: MSDVTDVLKEYSADVIKTIEENLAPVQPQNLQDACIYLTKAGGKMLRPALTLISCEAVGGNKEDALKTAAAIELIHTFSLIHDDIMDDDDMRRGMPSVHKVWDEPLAILAGDTLFSKAFEMIISSKEENAHPEHVANALATVADACVKICEGQASDMSFEGDFDVKEAEYSEMIYKKTGALIAAATKAGAIMGGADEKEVTALYEYGRMIGIAFQIQDDYLDVISDEKDLGKPVGSDIAKGKMTLMVVKALAESDGEDHERLLEILKDNDCSQDMVNEAIDLFNKYGSIDYAYNLALENVNGAKEAIAFLPDSDAKSMLIALADFVIARSS